In a genomic window of Bemisia tabaci chromosome 1, PGI_BMITA_v3:
- the LOC109043201 gene encoding uncharacterized protein, with the protein MTVRSLSITFTCLIVFVAINTGTTASNLGVEHKVTEEDAKAAARTLTPELMVGIGCKNCSSSDLAYCASPDAISDHCCCDRKFHEVFPYVPHTCYVRPHSRPLCRTVVAHCGDFARLVLCCCHRVLADKWKNIANASEMRFSGLITFGCVIISLLVPLL; encoded by the exons ATGACCGTAAGATCCTTATCAATTACATTCACCTGTCTCATTGTTTTCGTGGCGATAAACACTGGAACCACGGCCTCTAACCTCGGCGTTGAGCATAAGGTGACAGAAGAAGATGCCAAAGCAGCTGCAAGGACCTTGACACCTGAACTGA TGGTCGGGATCGGTTGCAAAAACTGCTCCAGCAGCGATCTCGCTTACTGCGCCTCACCGGACGCCATCAGTGATCACTGTTGTTGTGATCGGAAATTCCATG AGGTGTTTCCGTACGTTCCGCATACATGTTATGTACGGCCTCATTCAAGGCCGCTGTGCCGAACAGTTGTGGCCCACTGCGGTGATTTTGCTCGTCTCGTTTTGTGTTGCTGCCACAGGGTCTTGGCCGATAAAT ggaaaaatatcgcGAACGCATCAGAGATGCGATTTTCAGGGCTCATTACATTTGGCTGCGTGATCATTTCTCTTCTTGTACCACTACTTTGA
- the LOC109043045 gene encoding uncharacterized protein, with product MRPDRTRTLGAVGWDGQMGHASRRGARVSAIRPRQSANVLRSAATRFASFEMDRFPLFCVFLTVSVVVTAVVTESEEDSEEAESHSSYEVEDILSGRGKHCPLCDSSVYSYCSDKLLHDACCCLSPYDTELPYQCKFADCGFLHANSCNEHHLITSCCCNQAAST from the exons ATGAGGCCAGACCGGACTCGAACGCTCGGGGCGGTTGGATGGGACGGCCAAATGGGCCACGCGAGTCGGCGGGGAGCCCGAGTTTCGGCCATTCGGCCACGACAGTCAGCCAATGTCCTCCGCTCGGCCGCCACGCGCTTCGCGTCCTTCGAGATGGACCGCTTTCCACTCTTCTGCGTCTTTTTGACAGTTTCCGTTGTCGTAACCGCAG TGGTAACGGAGTCTGAAGAAGACAGTGAAGAGGCAGAGAGCCACTCTTCGTATGAAGTCGAGGACATTTTAAGTGGGCGTGGAAAGCATTGCCCCTTGTGCGACTCCTCCGTTTACAGCTACTGTAGTGACAAGCTCCTTCATGATGCGTGCTGTTGCTTGAGCCCATATG ACACGGAACTTCCATATCAGTGCAAATTTGCTGACTGTGGatttttgcatgcaaattccTGCAATGAACATCACCTCATCACCTCCTGTTGCTGCAATCAAGCTGCCAGCACGTAG